A genomic region of Spea bombifrons isolate aSpeBom1 chromosome 9, aSpeBom1.2.pri, whole genome shotgun sequence contains the following coding sequences:
- the PPP2R3C gene encoding serine/threonine-protein phosphatase 2A regulatory subunit B'' subunit gamma, with translation MDWKRSLKEKLKRDHKEKRSEQEMKDEEMELFTKYYTEWKGGNKESSALNIPRFYYRLPAEDEVLQQKLREESRAVFLQRKSRELLDNEELQNLWFLLDKHQSPPLFGEEAMINYVDFITVGEKAGLKCNPFFTPKVFSKLIHNDPYGRISIMQFFNYVMRKVWLHQTRIGLSLYDVAGQGYLRESDLENYILELIPTLPQLDGLEKSFYSFYVCTAVRKFFFFLDPLRTGKIKIQDILACSFLDDLLELRDEELSKESQESNWFSAPSALRVYGQYLNLDKDHNGMLSKEELSRYGTGTLTSVFLDRVFQECLTYDGEMDYKTYLDFVLALENRKEPAALQYIFKLLDVENKGCLNVFSLNYFFRDIQEQMKIHNQEAVSFQDVKDEIFDMVKPKDPLRITLQDLIQSGQGDTVCSILIDINGFWTYENREVLVANDGESPTDLDDT, from the exons ATGGATTGGAAGAGAAGCCTAAAGGAGAAACTGAAGCGAGATCACAAAG AAAAAAGAAGTGAGCAGGAGATGAAGGATGAAGAAATGGAGCTCTTCACAAAATATTACACAGAGTGGAAAGGTGGCAATAAAGAATCCAGCGCTTTGAACATCCCTCGATTCTATTACAGG TTGCCAGCTGAGGATGAAGTTTTGCAGCAAAAATTAAGAGAGGAATCTCGAGCCGTCTTTCTGCAGCGCAAAAGCAGAGAACTGTTAGACAACGAGGAACTGCAG AATCTGTGGTTCCTTCTGGACAAGCATCAGTCCCCACCTTTGTTTGGAGAGGAAGCCATGATCAACTATGTAGACTTCATAACTGTGGGTGAAAAGGCCGGGCTCAAGTGCAA tccATTTTTCACCCCAAAAGTCTTTAGCAAACTTATCCACAATGATCCCTATGGCAGAATCTCAATTATGCAATTTTTCAACTACGTCATGCGAAAGG TATGGCTGCACCAGACCAGGATAGGGTTAAGCTTGTATGATGTGGCTGGACAAGGGTACCTCAGGGAATCG GACTTGGAGAACTATATCCTCGAGCTTATTCCAACTCTGCCGCAGCTGGACGGACTGGAAAAATCCTTTTACTCCTTCTACGTGTGCACGGCGGTCCGAaagttcttcttcttccttgaTCCGCTGAGAACAG GAAAGATAAAAATTCAAGATATATTGGCTTGCAGCTTCCTCGATGATCTGCTagag CTGCGGGATGAGGAACTTTCAAAAGAGAGTCAGGAATCGAACTGGTTCTCTGCTCCATCTGCACTAAGAGTGTATG GACAGTACTTGAATTTAGACAAGGATCACAACGGGATGTTAAGCAAAGAGGAGCTGTCGCGTTATGGTACCGGAACATTGACCAGTGTCTTCCTAGACAGAGTCTTCCAGGAGTGCCTGACGTACGATGGGGAGATG GATTACAAGACATACTTGGATTTTGTTTTGGCTTTGGAGAATAGGAAAGAGCCGGCAGCGTTACAGTATATATTCAAGCTTCTAGATGTTGAGAACAAAGGCTGTCTGAATGTCTTCTCTCTTAACTACTTCTTCCGA GATATCCAGGAACAAATGAAAATCCACAACCAGGAAGCGGTCTCCTTTCAGGATGTGAAG GATGAAATATTTGACATGGTTAAGCCCAAAGACCCTCTGCGGATTACCCTCCAGGATCTGATCCAGAGTGGCCAGGGTGACACGGTGTGCAGCATTCTCATTGATATTAATGGATTCTGGACCTACGAGAACAGAGAGGTGCTGGTGGCTAACGACGGGGAGAGCCCCACCGATCTAGATGATACGTAA
- the SRP54 gene encoding signal recognition particle 54 kDa protein isoform X1 has product MVLADLGRKITSALRSLSNATIINEEVLGAMLKEVCTALLEADVNIKLVKQLRENVKSAIDLEEMASGLNKRKMIQHAVFKELVKLVDPGVKAWTPTKGKPNVIMFVGLQGSGKTTTCSKLAYYYQRKGWKTCLICADTFRAGAFDQLKQNATKARIPFYGSYTEMDPVNIAYEGVEKFKNENFEIIIVDTSGRHKQEDSLFEEMLQVSNAVQPDNIVYVMDASIGQACESQAKAFKDKVDVASVIVTKLDGHAKGGGALSAVAATKSPIIFIGTGEHIDDFEPFKTQPFISKLLGMGDIEGLIDKVNELKLDDNEALIEKLKHGQFTLRDMYEQFQNIMKMGPFGQILGMIPGFGQDFMSKGNEQESMARLKKLMTIMDSMNDQELDNTDGAKLFSKQPGRIQRVARGSGVSTRDVQELLAQYTKFAQMVKKMGGIKGLFKGGDMSKNVNPSQMAKLNQQMAKMMDPRVLQHMGGMAGLQSMMRQFQQGAAGNMKGMMGFNNM; this is encoded by the exons ATGGTTTTGGCAGACTTGGGGCGGAAAATCACGTCGGCCCTGCGCTCCTTGAGCAATGCGACGATCATTAACGAAGAG GTGCTCGGTGCTATGCTGAAAGAGGTATGCACTGCTTTACTGGAAGCCGACGTCAACATTAAACTTGTCAAACAGTTAAGAGAAAATGTCAA GTCAGCTATTGATTTGGAAGAAATGGCATCTGGCCTAAATAAGAGAAAGATGATCCAACATGCCGTCTTCAAAGAGCTTGTCAAG TTGGTGGATCCTGGTGTTAAAGCGTGGACTCCTACTAAAGGCAAACCAAATGTCATAATGTTTGTAGGTTTACAAGGAAGTGGAAAAACAACCACCTGTTCAAAG CTGGCATATTACTATCAGAGGAAAGGCTGGAAGACATGCTTGATATGTGCCGACACATTCAGAGCAG GAGCCTTCGATCAGTTGAAACAGAATGCTACGAAAGCAAGGATACCTTTCTACGGCAG TTATACAGAAATGGATCCAGTGAACATTGCATATGAAGGTGTGGAAAAATTTAAGAATGAAAACTTTGAGATAATCATCGTAGACACAAGCGGACGTCACAAGCAAGAGGATTCTCTCTTTGAAGAAATGCTTCAGGTTTCTAATGCCGTG CAACCTGATAACATTGTGTATGTGATGGACGCCTCCATTGGACAGGCCTGTGAGTCCCAAGCCAAAGCTTTCAAAGACAAAGTGGATGTAGCTTCTGTTATTGTGACCAAGCTTGATGGTCACGCAAAAGGAGGTGGAGCGCTTAGTGC gGTTGCTGCTACAAAAAGCCCTATCATTTTCATTGGAACTGGAGAACATATAGATGATTTTGAACCATTCAAAACACAACCGTTTATTAGCAAACTTCTTG gaatGGGTGATATTGAGGGTTTGATAGATAAAGTAAACGAGCTGAAACTGGATGACAACGAAGCCCTAATAGAGAAACTGAAACATG GGCAATTCACCCTGAGAGATATGTATGAGCAGTTCCAAAATATCATGAAGATGGGTCCATTTGGTCAGATCCTG GGAATGATTCCTGGTTTTGGCCAAGACTTTATGAGCAAGGGGAATGAACAGGAATCAATGGCTCGACTGAAAAAACTCATGACCATTATGGACAGCATGAACGATCAGG AGCTTGATAACACTGACGGCGCCAAGCTCTTCAGCAAGCAGCCCGGGAGAATCCAGAGAGTAGCCAGGGGGTCCGGCGTGTCAACAAGAGATGTACAAGAACTCTTGGCGCAGTACACAAAGTTTGCACAGATGGTTAAGAAGATGGGAGGCATCAagggactctttaaag GAGGAGACATGTCTAAAAATGTAAATCCTTCACAAATGGCGAAACTGAACCAGCAAATGGCCAAAATGATGGATCCCAGAGTTTTACAACACATGG GTGGCATGGCAGGTCTCCAGTCCATGATGAGACAATTCCAACAGGGAGCAGCTGGCAACATGAAAGGAATGATGGGATTTAACAACATGTAG
- the SRP54 gene encoding signal recognition particle 54 kDa protein isoform X2 — MVLADLGRKITSALRSLSNATIINEEVLGAMLKEVCTALLEADVNIKLVKQLRENVKSAIDLEEMASGLNKRKMIQHAVFKELVKLVDPGVKAWTPTKGKPNVIMFVGLQGSGKTTTCSKLAYYYQRKGWKTCLICADTFRAGAFDQLKQNATKARIPFYGSYTEMDPVNIAYEGVEKFKNENFEIIIVDTSGRHKQEDSLFEEMLQVSNAVQPDNIVYVMDASIGQACESQAKAFKDKVDVASVIVTKLDGHAKGGGALSAVAATKSPIIFIGTGEHIDDFEPFKTQPFISKLLGMGDIEGLIDKVNELKLDDNEALIEKLKHGQFTLRDMYEQFQNIMKMGPFGQILGMIPGFGQDFMSKGNEQESMARLKKLMTIMDSMNDQELDNTDGAKLFSKQPGRIQRVARGSGVSTRDVQELLAQYTKFAQMVKKMGGIKGLFKGGDMSKNVNPSQMAKLNQQMAKMMDPRVLQHMVCDFLGEKIASVLGVSTPKYQYAIDEYYRMQKEVEEEEEENEMSEQAERQYQEQRSQQQSESSAQTQQPEACNSFVNISFVIEGDDAVNLSQKQELSAVPT; from the exons ATGGTTTTGGCAGACTTGGGGCGGAAAATCACGTCGGCCCTGCGCTCCTTGAGCAATGCGACGATCATTAACGAAGAG GTGCTCGGTGCTATGCTGAAAGAGGTATGCACTGCTTTACTGGAAGCCGACGTCAACATTAAACTTGTCAAACAGTTAAGAGAAAATGTCAA GTCAGCTATTGATTTGGAAGAAATGGCATCTGGCCTAAATAAGAGAAAGATGATCCAACATGCCGTCTTCAAAGAGCTTGTCAAG TTGGTGGATCCTGGTGTTAAAGCGTGGACTCCTACTAAAGGCAAACCAAATGTCATAATGTTTGTAGGTTTACAAGGAAGTGGAAAAACAACCACCTGTTCAAAG CTGGCATATTACTATCAGAGGAAAGGCTGGAAGACATGCTTGATATGTGCCGACACATTCAGAGCAG GAGCCTTCGATCAGTTGAAACAGAATGCTACGAAAGCAAGGATACCTTTCTACGGCAG TTATACAGAAATGGATCCAGTGAACATTGCATATGAAGGTGTGGAAAAATTTAAGAATGAAAACTTTGAGATAATCATCGTAGACACAAGCGGACGTCACAAGCAAGAGGATTCTCTCTTTGAAGAAATGCTTCAGGTTTCTAATGCCGTG CAACCTGATAACATTGTGTATGTGATGGACGCCTCCATTGGACAGGCCTGTGAGTCCCAAGCCAAAGCTTTCAAAGACAAAGTGGATGTAGCTTCTGTTATTGTGACCAAGCTTGATGGTCACGCAAAAGGAGGTGGAGCGCTTAGTGC gGTTGCTGCTACAAAAAGCCCTATCATTTTCATTGGAACTGGAGAACATATAGATGATTTTGAACCATTCAAAACACAACCGTTTATTAGCAAACTTCTTG gaatGGGTGATATTGAGGGTTTGATAGATAAAGTAAACGAGCTGAAACTGGATGACAACGAAGCCCTAATAGAGAAACTGAAACATG GGCAATTCACCCTGAGAGATATGTATGAGCAGTTCCAAAATATCATGAAGATGGGTCCATTTGGTCAGATCCTG GGAATGATTCCTGGTTTTGGCCAAGACTTTATGAGCAAGGGGAATGAACAGGAATCAATGGCTCGACTGAAAAAACTCATGACCATTATGGACAGCATGAACGATCAGG AGCTTGATAACACTGACGGCGCCAAGCTCTTCAGCAAGCAGCCCGGGAGAATCCAGAGAGTAGCCAGGGGGTCCGGCGTGTCAACAAGAGATGTACAAGAACTCTTGGCGCAGTACACAAAGTTTGCACAGATGGTTAAGAAGATGGGAGGCATCAagggactctttaaag GAGGAGACATGTCTAAAAATGTAAATCCTTCACAAATGGCGAAACTGAACCAGCAAATGGCCAAAATGATGGATCCCAGAGTTTTACAACACATGG TTTGTGATTTCTTGGGGGAGAAGATAGCTTCGGTTCTGGGTGTGAGTACACCAAAGTACCAGTATGCTATTGACGAATATTACCGGATGCAGAAAGAG gtggaagaagaagaggaagagaatGAAATGTCGGAGCAGGCAGAGCGGCAGTACCAGGAGCAGCGCAGCCAGCAGCAGAGCGAAAGCAGTGCTCAGACGCAGCAGCCCGAAGCCTGCAACTCTTTTGTGAACATCAGCTTTGTGATAGAAGGAGACGATGCAGTCAACCTGTCCCAGAAGCAGGAACTGTCAGCCGTCCCCACCTAG
- the LOC128504516 gene encoding uncharacterized protein LOC128504516 — protein MDVAEAQCAILGLLGQVSAEALPKVIHWMKHSSDIEELTTSNNDVILQSIAEDLRSFLPLEAMVSTENQAIQAIENLEQPTLHVDAFLYDDDTIDSLCKEGKMSRDYCLSCGSRKTAPLEFLSHSFSPVELKYLFQHALPDLAGKTLVDVGSRLGAVLYAGYVYSSASRLCGVEMNAEFCDLQQKIIQKYQFADRIQVYHSDVCSQKSLLQDADVVVLNNVFEYFLNKKEQIKAWTFLNENIRKKGSLVVTVPSLKESLEKLQMNIKLDQWVEEIELDSDVYLGEDTDQQALSDIHLYAIR, from the exons ATGGATGTGGCTGAAGCTCAGTGTGCCATTCTCGGCCTGCTCGGACAGGTGTCAGCGGAAGCCCTGCCTAAAGTTATCCACTGGATGAAACATAGCA gtGACATTGAAGAATTGACCACAAGtaacaatgatgtcatactgCAGAGTATCGCGGAGGATTTGAGAAGCTTTTTGCCCCTGGAGGCGATGGTCAGCACGGAAAACCAAGCAATTCAGGCT ATTGAGAATCTTGAGCAGCCCACTCTTCATGTGGATGCCTTTTTATATGATGATGACACCATCGACTCTCTGTGTAAAGAGGGAAAAATGAGTCGCGATTACTGTTTATCCTGTGGATCCAGAAAAACAGCTCCGTTAG AGTTTCTTTCCCATTCTTTTTCTCCGGTGGAGCTCAAGTACCTTTTCCAGCACGCACTGCCGGACCTGGCCGGGAAAACCCTGGTTGATGTTGGATCCAGACTGGGTGCCGTTTTATATGCG GGTTATGTTTATAGCTCTGCCAGCCGTTTATGCGGAGTGGAAATGAACGCCGAATTTTGTGATCTGCAGCAGAAGATAATACAGAAATATCAGTTTGCAGACCGAATCCAG GTGTACCACTCAGATGTTTGTAGCCAgaagtctcttcttcaagaCGCCGACGTTGTTGTCTTAAATAACGTTTTTGAGTATTTCCTTAACAAAAAGGAACAAATAAA AGCCTGGACGTTTCTGAATGAGAACATCAGGAAAAAGGGAAGTCTTGTAGTCACTGTACCGAGCTTAAAGGAGTCTTTAGAAAAACTTCAG ATGAACATAAAGCTGGATCAGTGGGTGGAAGAGATTGAACTGGACTCCGATGTCTACTTAGGAGAAGACACGGATCAGCAAGCACTCAGTGATATTCACTTATACGCTATTCGATAG